The window TATTTGCTAAATGCGGTTTCGCCGATTGGCACAATCCATGCAATCGCCCCTCCACGGTTCGGGTGCTTGACAGGGGCAGCCCAGCTAGCTAAAGTGTCCACGGCTAATATGTGTTAAGGATGCTGATGACTCACGCAAACAGAACCTACTTATTAAATTTTGGTGCAATTATTAATTTCCTCTATGTAAAACAACCAAGTGCATGAAGGAGGGAGATTATGAAAGTAATTTGCCAAGAACAAACCGTTAGGGAGATCGCAGAGCCTCTAACTATCGGCCAATCCGACGATGCCTGGCATCCGATAGAGGACCCGAACTATATCGAGTGGTGGTACTTCGACATAATGAACGGAGACGGGAGCATTATTAGAGGCCAGTTCTATATTTCCGGCGATGTTTCCCGGCCGCGAAGGGTAAGGACTGGTGTCAGGGCCAGCTACGTTAGGCCCGACGGGACTGAGCTCCAAATAGATGAGAAGTTCCCCTACTCATCCTTTAAGTCTTCAACCGAAGTCTGTGAGGTTGAAATCGGTAAAAACTTCATTAGGGGAGATATTTCTCATTGCGAGCTTCATATCGAGAACGGAGAGAAATCCCTGGACCTGCAACTCGATGCAGGAATTAAAGGCATCAAAAGCCACGCTTGCTTTGGCGACGAGACGAAGTGTATGCATTGGGTTGTCCCGCAGCCACGTGGCAAAGCCAAGGGCACCTTCAGAACAAAGGAGGAAACCCTCAGTATCGATGGGCTGGGATACCGCGACCACAACTGGTTAAACTTCTCTCCCCTCGACGTTATAGCATACTGGGACTGGGGAAGGGTCTACGATGAGGAATATACTATTATCTTTGCGGATATCGTTACGAGTAAGAAATTCGATAATGCCAGAATAAAGCCCCTCATAATTTACGATACGGGCAAGCTGCTTTATATGACATCAGAAACCAAGAAATGGAGCCTTACTAAAGCTGATATGAGGTTCGACCCGATGGCTCAGATGGAACTTCCCCAGACACATCTAGTGAAGCTTCAGGATGAAGATTTATCCCTGGAGATGAATCTGCGTCTGGAGAAGGTCTTTCAAAAGATAGACCCTCTGTCTGATTTCAACCCGCTGGTAAGATTCCTCATCCGGACCTTTAAAGCGAAACCTTCGATTATCTCACTCTACTCCGTCGGCCCGGGAACATTAAACCTGGCTGGACGAGAGAATGCTTTGACCTGCACCGCAGTACACGAGCTTGTCCGCAATACCTGATTATACACTCGCACTTCATCCAGGTTATCAAAGCATGGGTTCTGCTCAATTACCATGTATGCTTCTATGTCCTTTTCTCATACCCCCCTGGGTAATAGCCAAACTAGCAAGCCCCGCAATATTGAAAACAGCGAATGTTACGGTGGCAGCTCTCCCCCAATCAAAAGCAAACTCATTTATTAGAAGACCGAGAGTGCCGATCAGGAGTAAAATAAATCCAATTAGTTTAACGACTTCCCTCATAGATATACCTCCGAGCCCCAATTGCATAAATGGCGGATATAACTATCAAAATAGGGTGTCAACCAAAACTGGTAAGAATCAAGGCGCGCACGCCCTGACCGCTTCGCCAGGGTAGCTAGCTATGGTTTTTTCCTGCCGCGCCTTTCATGGTACTCCACATATCTATTTATGGCCCGCGCCGCCCTGTAAACCGAAGGGTAGAAGGGCACCTTGCGCTCTGCGCACATTGTCCGCATGGTCTCCAGAGTCTCCAAGCCGTAGCTAGCTTCTACTCCATGGACAACAACAGCGGCCGGCTTCTGCAGCCCGTGGAACGCCTCTAATATGCGGCCTCTCACTTCTCTGCAGAACTGTCGATAGAAACCTTCTATAAAAGGCTCGATCTCCGGAGCAATCTGCCACAGAAACATATCCGGCTCTGCCCAGCCATCAATGCGCTTTATTGCAGCAGCCCAGTCATTGCGGTAATTACCCAAGTCAAAGGGATTTCTCAGCATGCTGCCTGCCACGGGGACAATGCGTTCAATCTCAGTCACCAGCGCCTCTGGAGCTGGGGGAAGGGTAAGACCTCCGCGCTCGCATTCGTCTGAGGCCCGTACGCTGGCACCACCCCCTAGACCCACCACAGCTACCTTTCGCCCCCGGGGCAGGGGAAAGAACTGGAAGGTTACCAGCAGGTCAATCATCTCCTCTAAGTCCTCCACGCGGATGGCGCCGGTCTGCCTTAGTAGCGCTTCCCATATCGCGTCATTTCCAGCCAGCGCCCCGGTATGGGAGAGCGCACCGCGGCTACCTGCTGCGGTGCCGCCTTTCTTGATAATAATCACCGGCTTTTTCGCTGCCGCTTCAATAAGCACCCTTCGCAGACGCTTCCCATCCCTGGTTCCCTCGATATAGGCAGCAATAACCTCCGTCTCCCGGTCATGCGCCAGATATTCCAGTAGGTCGGTTTCACTGATGTCGCTGGCGTTCCCGTAGCTCACCACCTTGCTGAAGCGCACCCCCCGTGCGGCTGCCCCCCGCACCACCAGGATCGAGTAGCTTCCGCTCTGAGAGATGAAGCCCACATTCCCCGGCTCCCGGGGGAAGTCAGCGCAATAGGAGATACCGGAGCGGGGATAGTATATCCCCATACAATTAGGGCCTATGATACGGATGCCACCGCTGCGGGCGATAGAGACCAGCTCGTCCTGGAGCCTACTTCTATCTTCCTCACCGGTCTCGGCAAAGCCTGAGGTGTAGAGGTGAACAGTATTCACTCCCTTGTCAACGCAATCTTCGAGGAGCTGACGAGTTGCCTCCGCAGGAATAAGAGAGATAACGTGATCAACCGGTCCGGGGACATCCCGTACGTTGGGGTAGGATTTCAGACCCGACACTTCGTCCCACTTGGGATTGATCGGGTAGACTTCGCCTTTATACCCGAACTGGGCCAGGGTATCTAAAAATAGATTGGTAGCGGCGTTCCAGGGGCCCATGCTCGCGCCAACCACCGCTATCGAGCGGGGCTGGAATATATAGTCCAGTGTCATATTATATCTAAGCTTTTCGCTAGTTCCTCTCGGAAAAGTGCCTCCCCCTTTTCAGGAGAGGCACTTTAAATCACATTAATTCATCTATACCTATTTTACTTGGAAACTCCCCCAATAGCAAGGATTTGCACTTATCCGGTACATTGGCGATACACACCGCTAGCCAGCTTTTCCCTGTCATTGCGAGGATCCCTCCGCCTTGCGAGAGTCCGATTTATCGGACGATTTAGGCCGAGGAGTCACCGTTTAGGCCAAAGTGTCGGGGCCGAAGGTCGGCCGACACAGTCGTGCCCCGACCTGTCGGCCTAGTAGGGTATACGAGGGAGAGATGTACGGGGGGAGTCCCCCGATATAATCGGGGGCAGGGGTCTCTATGACTTATCGGAGTATAAATACGTATCAGGGTGGGTGGGTAAAGGTGAGATTGTTTCGCGGAGTTTACCCTGAGCAAGATTCTTCGATCGCTTTATTCCCTCAGAGTGATAGAAAGCGAATGAGGGGGAGCCAACCACTGGTGGGCTAGTCCACCGTCGCAGTCCTCAGCCATCAACGGTACCCTGCCTCAGTTCCGGATGAGAGTAGTCCGTGGTTTGCCCATGATTATAGAGCCTGTCAAATAGTGTATAGTATTCCATCTTGGTCAGAGCATTGAGAAATCTTGAGCGGATCTGGCGCTGGGCCAGTAGCCTTTTTACCGGTTCCAGAGAAAGGAATACGCTCAAGAAGCGGCGCAACAGATCATGCGTCCAGAGCGTATAATCATCGAAGAGCACATTCTGCAGCCTTCCCGTTGAAATGGCGCTCAGAATGAAGCGCTCAAAGGTATCCTTCGGAACAAACGCAGTCTCTTTCCTTCTTGCCATGATACGGCTCCCGCTGGGGCAGAACCTGACACAGACACCGCAACCAATGCACCTCGTCGCATCAACGCAGGCATAGTTGCTACCATTGCTGTCTTCGCGTAGTTTGATGGCGTCCACGGGACACCGTTCAACGCAATCGCTGCACCCCGTGCAATCTTCCTCTCCGTGCTCGGAGACAAAGTTGGTGGTGATCCTGGCGTTGTATCCCAGCTTTCTGTAGGCAACTAGAGCCTCGCAACAACAAGAGCAGCAATTGCAGATCCAGTTGACCCCTTCCTGGACATTGTCCCCGATTTGGACCAGGCCCAGTTCCATGCATTGTTCGAGAATCCGGTGGGCTTGCCTCTGGCTGATTTGTCTGGCTATCCCGTGTTTGGCAAGGCTTTCCGCTGACTTATTGAAGGTGAGGCAGACTTCCTGTGGATTATTGCAGGCTTTCCCCAGATGCTCCATCTTATGGCGACAGTAGCAGATACCCACGGTAATGCAGGTAGCTGTGTCTATTATGTGGCTGGCTCGTTCGTAATCGAGGACAATCACCCTGTCTTCCTTTTCGATGGTGTCTTCGTACACCAAGGCCCTCAGTATGCTTGGTTCAATGGAGAATATCTTTCGTATGAAATCTCCTTCGGTATTAACATACTGGTAATAGAGTTCAGACAACACTTGCTTATCGAAACGGCCATCCAAACGCATCAAGGAGAATTCGAAGAATCCTGCCATTGTGGGTGTAAGGATATAGGCCTGTGTTTCACCGGTGGCGAAATCGAAGAGGATGCCTTTATCAGCCAATGTATTTAGTATCACTCTCGTCTCATTGCTTGACTTCTTGAAGAGTTTGGCTGCCTCTTCGACGGTGAAAAGGTTGATGGGAAGAACAGAGACAAGATCAGCCTCCCCTTCCGTAAACAGGATCTCCAGTATCTTCAAGAGGGTCTTCGACATGGGAGCACCCTGTGGTGGCTGGTCTAGCCTTCTCTGCAACCTATCAAGGCTTCTTGAGGTTACGTGTGCCATAGCGTCTAGGCGTTCTACCGCGTTTTAATCCCCTCATAGGTTCTCCGAGCATAGAGTAAATACGGTTCGTTGTTGCGCCAAACCCGCTCGCAGATCAACTATCCGATAGAAATGCGGTGATGTCCTCTCACTCCAGTAGATTCTGGGCCACCGTGCGCCGAGCGTCATAAAATTGCCCCCCATTCGCCCTTTTTATGGTCGACCGGCACCGGCGCTATCTACCCGTCGCCTTGCCCGACTCCTCCAGCTTTTTAAGGATCATCAGCCATTGCTGATAAAGGGACTCGGGCTCCTCTTTCCCCGGTTCCTGCCACGGCCCCGGCAGTTTCATGTCCTTGGCGATGATCTTGTAGCAGCTGTACACCTCGGTCACCCCTGAGTTGGCACCCACGTGCCAGGCAGCACCGGTGGCATAAAGG of the Dehalococcoidia bacterium genome contains:
- a CDS encoding CoA-binding protein, whose translation is MTLDYIFQPRSIAVVGASMGPWNAATNLFLDTLAQFGYKGEVYPINPKWDEVSGLKSYPNVRDVPGPVDHVISLIPAEATRQLLEDCVDKGVNTVHLYTSGFAETGEEDRSRLQDELVSIARSGGIRIIGPNCMGIYYPRSGISYCADFPREPGNVGFISQSGSYSILVVRGAAARGVRFSKVVSYGNASDISETDLLEYLAHDRETEVIAAYIEGTRDGKRLRRVLIEAAAKKPVIIIKKGGTAAGSRGALSHTGALAGNDAIWEALLRQTGAIRVEDLEEMIDLLVTFQFFPLPRGRKVAVVGLGGGASVRASDECERGGLTLPPAPEALVTEIERIVPVAGSMLRNPFDLGNYRNDWAAAIKRIDGWAEPDMFLWQIAPEIEPFIEGFYRQFCREVRGRILEAFHGLQKPAAVVVHGVEASYGLETLETMRTMCAERKVPFYPSVYRAARAINRYVEYHERRGRKKP
- a CDS encoding 4Fe-4S dicluster domain-containing protein, translated to MSKTLLKILEILFTEGEADLVSVLPINLFTVEEAAKLFKKSSNETRVILNTLADKGILFDFATGETQAYILTPTMAGFFEFSLMRLDGRFDKQVLSELYYQYVNTEGDFIRKIFSIEPSILRALVYEDTIEKEDRVIVLDYERASHIIDTATCITVGICYCRHKMEHLGKACNNPQEVCLTFNKSAESLAKHGIARQISQRQAHRILEQCMELGLVQIGDNVQEGVNWICNCCSCCCEALVAYRKLGYNARITTNFVSEHGEEDCTGCSDCVERCPVDAIKLREDSNGSNYACVDATRCIGCGVCVRFCPSGSRIMARRKETAFVPKDTFERFILSAISTGRLQNVLFDDYTLWTHDLLRRFLSVFLSLEPVKRLLAQRQIRSRFLNALTKMEYYTLFDRLYNHGQTTDYSHPELRQGTVDG